In one window of Caldanaerobius fijiensis DSM 17918 DNA:
- the purF gene encoding amidophosphoribosyltransferase has translation MERENQQYNGLKEACGIFGIYDINGHDTARITYYALHALQHRGQESAGIAVSDGKKINYHKGNGLVTEVFDEKNILHLKGHIAVGHVRYSTTGLNQIYNAQPIVVRYKNGYLALAHNGNLINADELRKELEDSGSIFQTSTDTEVIIHLIVKYIANGMVEAIKMAMKKIKGAYSLIIMTNEAIYAVKDPNGLRPLCLGLMDDSYCFASESCALDIIGAKLVREISPGEIIEISKEGIKTYEYDGSKKEAFCIFEYIYFARPDSVIRDVSVYSVRQEMGRRLALEYPVDADLIVPVPDSGIPAALGYSEVSGIPYGEGLIKNKYVGRTFIQPDQIHREIAVRLKLNVMSEMVKGKKIVLVDDSIVRGTTSKRLVAMLRNAGAKEVHLRISAPPVKFPCYFGIDTPSKKELIGSKASVEDIRKMIGADSLGYLSMEGLLSCFKDKGFCTGCFDGNYPIKVPEEGSKFIFDDFSTI, from the coding sequence TTTTTGGGATTTATGATATAAATGGTCATGATACCGCTCGTATAACCTATTATGCCTTGCACGCATTGCAGCACAGGGGTCAGGAAAGTGCAGGCATTGCCGTATCTGATGGTAAAAAGATCAACTATCACAAAGGGAACGGTCTTGTGACAGAGGTTTTCGATGAAAAAAACATTTTGCACTTAAAAGGTCATATAGCTGTAGGCCATGTGCGCTATTCTACTACGGGGTTAAATCAGATTTACAATGCACAGCCTATAGTTGTTAGATATAAAAACGGGTATTTGGCTTTAGCTCACAATGGCAACCTTATCAATGCTGATGAGCTGAGAAAAGAACTGGAGGATAGTGGCAGTATTTTTCAAACGTCAACGGATACGGAGGTAATAATACACCTTATAGTAAAATATATAGCAAATGGCATGGTAGAAGCTATAAAGATGGCTATGAAAAAGATCAAAGGCGCTTATTCCCTTATTATAATGACCAATGAAGCTATCTATGCTGTAAAAGATCCTAATGGGTTGAGACCTCTTTGCTTAGGTCTTATGGATGATTCATATTGTTTTGCATCAGAGAGCTGTGCACTGGACATTATAGGTGCTAAGCTGGTAAGGGAGATATCCCCCGGGGAGATTATAGAAATAAGCAAAGAAGGCATAAAGACGTATGAGTACGATGGATCAAAAAAAGAGGCTTTTTGTATATTTGAGTATATATATTTTGCCAGACCTGACAGCGTCATAAGGGATGTCAGCGTGTACTCGGTAAGGCAGGAAATGGGTAGGAGGTTGGCATTGGAGTACCCCGTGGATGCGGACCTTATTGTTCCGGTGCCTGATTCGGGTATCCCTGCCGCTTTAGGTTACTCAGAAGTATCGGGTATTCCATATGGAGAAGGTCTTATAAAGAACAAGTATGTGGGCAGGACATTTATACAGCCAGATCAGATTCACAGGGAAATCGCGGTAAGACTTAAGCTTAATGTGATGTCAGAGATGGTAAAAGGCAAGAAGATTGTGCTGGTAGACGATTCTATCGTTAGGGGAACTACCAGCAAAAGGCTTGTGGCAATGTTGAGAAATGCGGGCGCAAAAGAGGTGCACTTAAGGATAAGCGCACCACCAGTCAAATTTCCTTGCTACTTCGGTATAGATACCCCGTCTAAAAAAGAACTTATAGGTTCTAAGGCGTCGGTAGAGGATATAAGGAAGATGATCGGTGCCGACAGCCTTGGCTATTTGAGCATGGAAGGGTTGTTGAGCTGTTTTAAAGATAAGGGATTTTGCACAGGATGCTTTGACGGGAATTATCCTATTAAAGTACCTGAAGAAGGCAGCAAATTCATATTTGATGATTTTTCAACTATCTAA
- the purM gene encoding phosphoribosylformylglycinamidine cyclo-ligase yields the protein MADYKEAGVNIDEGNRVVELIKGYTRATFIDGVIGGIGSFGGLFEVKGFKNPVLVSGTDGVGTKLKIAQMMEKHDTVGIDCVAMCANDVACHGAQPLFFLDYVGIGLLRAELVAEIVKGVAEGCKQAECALIGGETAELSGIYAKEDYDLVGFCVGAVEKDAIIDGKNIRAGDALIGLVSSGIHSNGYTLVRHVFFNMNHYSVSDYIPELGCTLGEELIKPTRIYVKTLKFLRSRGYEIKGIAHITGGGFIENIPRILPHGLGVKIFKGAYEIPPIFDLIQKLGDVPELEMYRTFNMGIGMVLVVDQGAADDIVKALKDYGDNAYIIGIVTDKKGVEI from the coding sequence ATGGCAGATTACAAAGAGGCAGGTGTAAACATAGACGAAGGCAACAGAGTGGTAGAGCTCATTAAGGGTTATACGCGGGCTACTTTTATAGATGGCGTTATAGGTGGTATAGGTAGCTTTGGTGGACTTTTTGAGGTAAAAGGTTTCAAAAATCCGGTGCTGGTTTCGGGCACCGATGGAGTGGGCACGAAGCTCAAGATAGCGCAGATGATGGAAAAGCATGATACAGTAGGCATCGACTGTGTAGCTATGTGCGCCAATGATGTGGCGTGTCATGGAGCTCAGCCGCTATTTTTTCTGGATTATGTAGGCATAGGTCTTTTGAGGGCAGAACTGGTTGCTGAAATAGTAAAAGGTGTGGCTGAAGGGTGTAAGCAGGCAGAGTGCGCACTGATAGGTGGTGAAACCGCTGAACTTTCAGGTATATATGCTAAAGAGGATTACGATCTCGTGGGTTTTTGCGTGGGAGCAGTGGAAAAGGATGCTATAATTGACGGCAAGAATATACGAGCAGGTGATGCGCTGATAGGGCTGGTATCCAGCGGAATTCATAGCAATGGTTATACATTGGTAAGACATGTGTTTTTTAACATGAATCACTATTCCGTATCAGATTATATACCAGAATTGGGTTGCACTTTGGGAGAAGAACTTATAAAGCCTACCAGGATTTATGTAAAGACATTAAAATTTTTAAGGTCTCGCGGCTATGAAATAAAAGGTATAGCACATATAACAGGCGGAGGCTTCATTGAAAATATTCCAAGGATATTGCCACATGGATTGGGAGTTAAGATTTTTAAGGGCGCTTATGAGATACCACCTATCTTTGACCTTATACAGAAGCTGGGAGATGTTCCTGAACTTGAGATGTACAGGACGTTTAATATGGGAATAGGTATGGTACTGGTGGTGGATCAGGGTGCAGCCGATGATAT